The following proteins come from a genomic window of Amaranthus tricolor cultivar Red isolate AtriRed21 chromosome 14, ASM2621246v1, whole genome shotgun sequence:
- the LOC130800214 gene encoding glutamate--tRNA ligase, cytoplasmic-like, with protein sequence MEIKLLFSADNPPLSILAAAKISGISYSVDSSLPSASVPHFLFPNGVKLHGVFVLLRYIGRVASNLNLYGKDPYQAGQIDEWLDYLPILDRGSEFETGCSYLDTYLLTNSFLVGYDVSIADILLWASLAGIGLRWESLRKSNKKYQNLVRWYNSLISEFSVLSEVVQTYIGKKSSGKPVSGKSKGQESQNVTKTTGGDINEKVKAPSRSEIDLPDAEVGKVCVRFAPEPSGYLHIGHSKAALLNKYFAERYKGRLIVRFDDTNPAKESNEFVENLLKDIETLGIVYDTVTYTSDYFPQLMEMAENLIRQGKAYVDDTPREQMQKERMDGIESKCRSNSVNTNLELWKEMIAGSERGLMCCVRGKLDMQDPNKSLRDPVYYRCNPMPHHRIGSKYKVYPTYDFACPFVDSIEGISHALRSSEYHDRNAQYHRIQQDMGLRKVHIYEFSRLNMVYTLLSKRKLLWFVQNGKVDGWDDPRFPTVQGIVRRGLKIEALIQFILEQGASKNLNLMEWDKLWTINKKIIDPVCPRHTAVVEERRVLVTLIDGPEQPFCRIIPRHKKYEPAGEKCTTYTKNIWIDNADAEVISANEEVTLMDWGNAIIKEIKKDEAGNVTQLTGVLNLEGSVKTTKLKLTWLPETDELVKLQLLEFDYLISKKKVEEDEDFLDVLNPVTKKETLAVGDANMRNLKHGEIIQLERKGYFRCDVPFVRRSKPIVLFAIPDGRQQSVLR encoded by the exons atggAGATTAAGCTGTTGTTTTCAGCTGATAATCCTCCATTATCAATCCTCGCTGCTGCTAAAATCTCTGGAATTTCTTACTCCGTGGACTCGTCTCTTCCTTCTGCCTCTGTTCCTCATTTTCTCTTCCCAAATGG GGTGAAGCTGCATGGAGTTTTTGTTCTTCTAAGATACATTGGTAGAGTTGCAAGTAATTTGAATCTATATGGGAAAGATCCTTATCAGGCTGGACAG ATTGATGAGTGGTTGGATTATCTACCCATTCTTGACAGAGGATCTGAGTTTGAAACTGGTTGCAGCTATCTGGATACCTATTTATTGACAAACTCCTTTTTGGTTGGCTATGATGTGTCGATTGCAGACATCTTATTGTGGGCTTCCCTTGCCG GTATTGGCCTGAGGTGGGAGAGCTTGAGAAAATCCAACAAGAAATATCAAAACTTGGTGCGTTGGTACAACTCTCTAATCTCTGAATTCAGCGTTTTGAGTGAAGTAGTGCAAACATATATTGGAAAGAAAAGCTCAGGGAAGCCAGTCAGTGGGAAATCAAAAGGTCAAGAGTCTCAGAATGTAACCAAGACCACTGGTGGTGACATCAATGAAAAGGTGAAAGCACCTAGTCGATCTGAAATAGATCTTCCTGATGCTGAAGTGGGGAAAGTTTGTGTTAGGTTTGCTCCAGAGCCTAGTGGGTATCTTCACATTGGGCATTCAAAGGCAGCATTGCTGAATAAATATTTTGCTGAAAGGTATAAAGGTCGATTGATTGTGCGCTTTGATGACACAAATCCAGCTAAAGAGAGCAATGAGTTTGTTGAGAACCTTCTCAAGGATATTGAGACTTTGGGTATTGTGTATGATACTGTGACATATACTTCTGATTATTTCCCTCAGTTGATGGAAATGGCTGAGAATTTGATTCGTCAGGGTAAAGCCTATGTTGATGATACACCTCGTGAGCAAATGCAGAAAGAGAGAATGGATGGGATTGAATCAAAATGTAGAAGTAATAGCGTCAATACAAATCTTGAGTTGTGGAAAGAAATGATTGCAGGTTCTGAGAGGGGTTTAATGTGCTGCGTTAGAGGCAAGCTTGATATGCAGGATCCAAACAAATCATTGCGCGACCCAGTTTACTACAGATGCAATCCAATGCCTCATCATCGGATAGGGTCCAAGTACAAGGTGTACCCAACATATGACTTTGCCTGCCCATTTGTAGATTCCATCGAAGGCATATCTCATGCTCTTAGGTCCAGTGAATACCATGATCGTAATGCTCAATATCACAGGATTCAACAGGATATGGGACTAAGAAAAGTTCACATATATGAGTTTAGTCGACTGAACATGGTCTACACTCTTCTTAGCAAGCGCAAGCTTCTCTGGTTTGTTCAGAATGGAAAGGTGGATGGGTGGGATGACCCTCGGTTCCCCACTGTGCAAGGAATTGTCCGTAGAGGGCTGAAGATTGAGGCTTTAATCCAGTTCATACTCGAACAG GGGGCCTCCAAAAATCTCAATCTCATGGAATGGGATAAGTTGTGGACCATAAACAAAAAGATCATTGACCCTGTGTGTCCTAGACACACCGCAGTAGTTGAGGAGCGTCGCGTTTTGGTGACTCTGATTGATGGCCCTGAGCAACCATTTTGTCGCATAATACCCCGTCATAAGAAGTATGAACCTGCTGGAGAGAAGTGCACAACATACACCAAGAACATATGGATTGATAATGCTGATGCCGAGGTCATCTCTGCCAATGAAGAAGTAACTCTGATGGACTGGGGAAATGCTATTATTAAAGAGATTAAGAAGGACGAGGCAGGAAATGTAACTCAGTTAACTGGTGTTCTGAATCTTGAGGGATCCGTAAAAACCACTAAGTTGAAACTAACCTGGCTTCCCGAGACAGATGAATTAGTTAAACTTCAACTCTTGGAGTTTGATTacttgatttcaaagaaaaag GTGGAAGAGGATGAGGATTTTCTCGATGTTCTAAACCCTGTCACAAAGAAGGAGACTTTAGCGGTTGGAGACGCAAACATGCGGAATCTGAAACACGGAGAAATCATACAGCTAGAGAGGAAGGGGTACTTCAGATGCGATGTTCCCTTTGTGAGACGCTCCAAGCCTATTGTTCTCTTTGCTATCCCAGACGGGAGGCAACAAAGCGTCTTGAG GTAA
- the LOC130800215 gene encoding DEAD-box ATP-dependent RNA helicase 42, giving the protein MGESEDVKLKSRKEESEAKELSKRSRGREHEKERDRHGEKERRRDREKERDRDSKRSERERSFDDKHRDKDREKHKDKHRERDKERKRDRDDKDGDKEDREREKEREKAKVREREERESERERERERERARERERERERRERERERERERERERERRERERERAREEREKERKRREAESDDSGEERKDRDRKRRRRDNDYREKDRERSKSRDRERSRVHRHREDSVDSQKKKCDDEPDKDLEKMDTKEQDMEEEQRRLDDEMEKRRRRVQEWQELKRKKEEEERQQLGEANVEEPKAGKNWTLEGESDDEEAGSEGKSDAEMDVDGVSKPSAEAGDTMDVDSKNGNALPSGVAAADAEEDEIDPLDAFMNSMVLPEVEKLNSVMLVAENADSNGKDKKFEQSNGHSSKKITKNSIGRIIPDEDSDSDYGDQEEDGDKLEDEDDDEFMKRVKKTKAEKLAIVDHSKIDYIDFRKNFYREVKEIERMTLEEVTVYRKELELKVHGKDVPKPILTWHQTGLSTKILEVIRKLNFEKPMPIQTQALPVIMSGRDCIGIAKTGSGKTLAFVLPMLRHIKDQPPLVSGDGPIGLIMAPTRELVQQIHNDIKKFAKVVNLTCVPVYGGSGVAQQIGDLKKGAEIVVCTPGRMIDILCTSSGKITNLRRVTFLVMDEADRMFDMGFEPQITRIVQNIRPDRQTVLFSATFPRQVEVLAKKVLNKPVEIQVGGRSVVNRDITQMVEVRPESERFLRLLEILGEWYEKGKILIFVHSQEKCDALFRDLLKSGYPCLSLHGGKDQGDRESTLADFKSNVCNLLIATSIAARGLDVKDLELVVNFDVPNHYEDYVHRVGRTGRAGRKGHAITFISEEEARYAPDLLKALELSEQPVPQDLKALADGFMAKVKQGLEQTHGTGFGGSGFKFDEQEDEARKAAKKAQAKEYGFEYGKSDSDDDDDEVRKKTDVTLSTPVLVGQVLPDTQGPSALLSMNSAENPARQAALAAAMKLQQNLLKLQQNALPEHYEAELEINDFPQNARWKVTHKETLGPISEWTGAAITTRGQYYPSGKNPGPGERKLYLYIEGTSENSVKRAKAELKRVLEDITAQAISLPGGTQPGRYSIL; this is encoded by the coding sequence ATGGGGGAGTCAGAGGATGTAAAATTGAAGTCACGGAAGGAAGAATCTGAGGCAAAGGAGTTGTCGAAACGTAGTCGTGGACGTGAGCATGAGAAGGAAAGAGATAGACATGGGGAAAAGGAGAGGAGGAGAGACAGGGAGAAAGAAAGGGATAGGGATAGTAAGCGTTCAGAGAGAGAAAGGAGTTTTGATGATAAGCATAGGGATAAGGATAGAGAAAAGCACAAGGATAAACATCGGGAGAGGGACAAGGAGCGGAAAAGAGATCGAGATGACAAGGATGGGGACAAAGAAGATAGAGAGAGGGAGAAAGAAAGGGAGAAGGCAAAGGTTAGAGAGCGAGAGGAAAGGGAGAGTGAGCGGGAGAGGGAGAGGGAGAGAGAACGAGCAAGAGAAAGGGAGAGGGAGAGAGAacggagagagagagagagggaaaGAGAAAGGGAAAGAGAAAGAGAGCGTGAGAGGAGAGAGCGTGAACGTGAAAGAGCGAGGGAAGAACGAGAAAAGGAGAGGAAGCGCCGTGAAGCTGAAAGTGATGACAGTGGCGAAGAGAGGAAAGACAGAGACAGGAAACGGAGGAGAAGAGATAATGACTACAGGGAGAAAGACCGTGAACGGAGTAAATCAAGAGATCGAGAAAGGAGCAGGGTGCACAGGCATAGGGAAGACAGTGTTGACAGCCAGAAGAAAAAGTGTGATGATGAGCCTGATAAAGACCTAGAGAAAATGGACACAAAGGAACAAGACATGGAGGAGGAACAGAGAAGACTGGATGATGAGATGGAAAAGCGAAGGAGGAGAGTTCAGGAATGGCAAGAACtgaaaaggaaaaaggaagaagaggaaaGACAGCAGCTGGGGGAGGCTAATGTTGAAGAACCTAAGGCAGGTAAGAATTGGACGCTGGAAGGTGAATCTGATGATGAAGAAGCTGGTTCAGAAGGAAAATCAGATGCAGAAATGGATGTGGATGGAGTTTCTAAGCCGTCTGCTGAAGCTGGAGACACCATGGATGTTGATTCTAAGAATGGGAATGCTTTGCCCAGTGGGGTTGCGGCTGCTGATGCAGAAGAGGATGAAATTGATCCTCTGGATGCTTTTATGAACTCAATGGTCTTACCTGAAGTCGAGAAGCTAAATAGTGTCATGCTTGTTGCAGAGAATGCTGACTCAAATGGCAAGGATAAAAAGTTTGAACAAAGCAACGGTCATTCGTCTAAGAAAATAACAAAGAATTCTATTGGACGGATAATTCCAGATGAAGATTCAGACTCTGATTATGGGGATCAAGAAGAAGACGGTGATAAGTtagaggatgaagatgatgacGAGTTTATGAAAAGAGTGAAGAAGACTAAAGCGGAGAAATTAGCTATAGTTGATCATTCAAAGATTGATTATATTGACTTCAGAAAGAACTTCTATAGGGAAGTCAAGGAGATTGAGAGGATGACTCTTGAGGAAGTTACTGTTTACAGAAAGGAGCTGGAGCTTAAGGTTCATGGAAAAGATGTGCCAAAACCAATCCTAACCTGGCACCAAACTGGGTTATCTACAAAAATATTAGAAGTAATCAGAAAGCTGAACTTTGAGAAGCCAATGCCAATCCAAACCCAGGCTTTACCTGTAATTATGAGTGGTCGAGATTGCATCGGTATTGCAAAAACTGGCTCAGGAAAGACCTTGGCATTTGTATTGCCTATGTTGAGGCACATAAAGGACCAGCCACCTTTAGTGTCAGGAGATGGTCCAATAGGTCTTATAATGGCTCCTACTAGAGAACTGGTCCAGCAAATCCACAATGACATTAAGAAGTTTGCTAAAGTTGTGAATTTGACCTGTGTTCCAGTATATGGTGGCTCTGGCGTTGCACAACAAATAGGTGATCTGAAGAAGGGAGCAGAGATTGTTGTTTGCACCCCTGGTAGAATGATAGATATACTTTGCACAAGCAGTGGAAAAATTACTAATCTTAGAAGAGTCACTTTTTTGGTCATGGATGAAGCTGACAGGATGTTTGATATGGGTTTTGAACCCCAAATAACAAGAATAGTCCAGAATATAAGACCAGATAGACAAACTGTGCTGTTCTCTGCCACCTTTCCTCGTCAGGTGGAGGTTTTGGCAAAGAAAGTCTTGAATAAACCGGTGGAAATCCAAGTTGGTGGGAGGAGTGTCGTCAACCGGGACATAACTCAGATGGTTGAAGTGAGACCTGAAAGTGAAAGGTTCCTTAGATTATTGGAAATACTTGGGGAGTGGTATGAAAAGGGAAAAATTCTGATCTTTGTCCATTCACAAGAAAAGTGTGATGCCTTATTCCGGGATTTACTCAAGAGTGGTTATCCGTGCCTTTCTCTTCATGGGGGTAAGGATCAGGGGGATCGTGAGTCTACCCTAGCCGATTTTAAGAGTAACGTATGCAACTTGTTGATTGCTACCAGTATTGCTGCTAGGGGTCTAGATGTAAAAGATCTTGAGCTAGTAGTTAATTTTGATGTCCCTAATCATTACGAAGACTATGTTCATCGTGTTGGGCGGACAGGTCGTGCTGGCCGCAAGGGACATGCTATTACCTTTATCTCGGAAGAAGAGGCAAGATATGCTCCTGATCTTCTCAAAGCTTTGGAACTGTCAGAGCAACCTGTGCCACAGGACCTGAAGGCACTTGCTGATGGGTTCATGGCAAAGGTTAAACAAGGACTCGAGCAAACCCATGGAACTGGTTTTGGTGGAAGTGGGTTCAAGTTTGATGAACAGGAGGATGAAGCACGGAAAGCTGCAAAGAAAGCACAGGCCAAGGAGTATGGTTTTGAGTATGGTAAGTCAGActcagatgatgatgatgatgaagtccGGAAGAAGACAGATGTTACTTTATCGACCCCTGTTCTTGTTGGGCAAGTATTACCAGATACCCAAGGGCCAAGCGCACTTTTGTCTATGAATTCAGCTGAAAATCCGGCAAGGCAAGCTGCTCTTGCAGCGGCAATGAAGCTGCAACAAAATTTACTGAAGCTCCAGCAAAATGCATTGCCTGAACATTATGAGGCTGAGCTTGAGATCAATGACTTCCCACAGAATGCTCGTTGGAAAGTTACCCACAAAGAGACTTTGGGTCCAATCTCGGAATGGACTGGAGCAGCAATTACAACTAGGGGACAGTATTACCCTTCTGGAAAGAATCCAGGTCCTGGTGAACGTAAACTTTATCTGTACATTGAGGGAACTTCAGAAAATTCAGTGAAGAGAGCTAAAGCAGAACTGAAGCGTGTTTTGGAGGATATTACTGCTCAAGCCATATCTCTTCCGGGTGGTACACAACCAGGCAGGTATTCTATTCTCTGA